A genome region from Arachidicoccus soli includes the following:
- the ppk1 gene encoding polyphosphate kinase 1, translating to MKIIHTIPRDISWLSFNERVLQEANDEHVPLKERIKFLAIHSNNLEEFFRVRVAALRRMIALSDKKANFHFEENPQAILDQIQTIVLRQQNEFARIWNNILHEMNKEKIFIKNIHQLSAAQKKFVRKHFDEEVESNVIPLLIEDLPTLPYLRDKSLYLGVVMSKEKTFSKQKYALIEIPVHALGRFVILPSRRGEHHIILLEDIIRFNLPYIFSYFGYDHFDAHIFNVTKDAEFDIDNDVSTSLVQKIEKGIKNRRKGKAVRFSYDKEINAGLLEYLIRKLSLSHKDNIIPGGKIHNFRHFMDFPNVFPSKKTRTNISFIHPELKDRQRITEVILKKDILLSFPYHSFVSVIDLLREAAMDPDVRSIKISAYRLASNSKIINALINAVRNGKEVIVMMELRARFDEEANLEWKERLEEEGVKVLIGIPNMKVHAKICVIKKIHAKKIIQYGFIATGNLNEKTAKIYADHLLFTSNENILEDINSIFHFLSAAKIENFDALNKCKHLMVCPNNMRKDLLALIDHEIKEAKEKKEAEIIVKLNSLSDQLLIQKLYEAAAAGVTIKMIVRGIYCALNENKKFKKNIFAISIVDEYLEHARAFIFHHSGKERTFISSADWMLRNLDHRIEAAVEITDKKIKKELREIINIQLSDSVKARRLDNQLSNNYVHSDKAKKIRSQIEIYNYLLNK from the coding sequence ATGAAAATCATACACACGATACCCAGAGATATTAGCTGGTTAAGTTTTAATGAGCGTGTATTGCAAGAAGCCAATGATGAGCATGTACCTCTTAAAGAAAGAATAAAATTCCTTGCAATTCATTCTAATAATTTGGAAGAGTTTTTTCGTGTACGTGTAGCAGCATTGCGACGCATGATTGCACTTAGTGATAAAAAAGCCAATTTTCATTTTGAAGAAAACCCCCAGGCTATTCTCGATCAGATACAGACCATTGTCTTACGTCAGCAAAATGAGTTCGCACGTATTTGGAATAATATTCTCCACGAGATGAATAAAGAAAAAATATTCATCAAAAATATTCACCAGCTTTCTGCAGCACAAAAGAAATTTGTACGCAAACATTTTGACGAGGAAGTCGAATCCAATGTTATTCCGTTATTGATTGAAGACTTACCTACTCTCCCCTATCTACGTGACAAAAGTTTGTATTTAGGTGTAGTCATGAGTAAAGAAAAAACATTCAGTAAACAAAAATACGCCTTAATAGAAATTCCTGTACATGCACTGGGCCGCTTTGTGATACTACCTTCCAGAAGAGGAGAACACCATATTATTTTATTAGAAGATATTATTCGTTTCAATCTGCCCTATATCTTTTCTTACTTTGGATACGATCATTTTGATGCACATATATTTAATGTTACCAAAGATGCAGAATTTGATATCGACAATGATGTTTCCACATCTCTCGTTCAAAAAATAGAAAAGGGGATTAAGAATAGAAGAAAAGGGAAGGCTGTCCGCTTCAGTTACGACAAGGAAATAAATGCAGGTCTTTTAGAATATTTAATTAGAAAACTAAGTTTAAGTCATAAAGACAATATTATTCCCGGTGGGAAAATTCACAATTTTCGGCACTTTATGGATTTTCCGAATGTATTCCCTTCCAAAAAGACACGTACAAATATTTCATTTATTCATCCTGAGTTAAAAGACCGACAACGCATTACTGAAGTAATTTTAAAAAAAGATATCCTCCTAAGTTTCCCTTATCATTCTTTCGTTTCTGTGATTGACTTATTGCGCGAAGCAGCAATGGATCCGGATGTGAGAAGTATCAAAATATCGGCCTACCGATTGGCTAGCAATTCAAAAATCATTAATGCGCTCATCAATGCGGTACGCAATGGGAAAGAAGTAATTGTAATGATGGAGCTTCGCGCTCGCTTTGATGAAGAAGCAAATCTTGAATGGAAAGAAAGGCTGGAAGAAGAAGGCGTAAAAGTACTTATTGGCATTCCCAACATGAAAGTACATGCCAAAATATGTGTCATTAAAAAGATACATGCGAAGAAAATTATTCAGTATGGTTTTATTGCAACCGGCAATCTCAACGAAAAGACAGCCAAGATATATGCCGATCATTTGCTATTTACATCGAATGAAAATATCCTGGAGGATATCAATAGTATTTTTCATTTTTTATCTGCTGCAAAAATAGAAAATTTTGACGCATTAAATAAGTGCAAACACTTAATGGTTTGCCCGAATAATATGCGGAAAGATTTGTTGGCGCTTATTGATCATGAAATAAAAGAAGCAAAAGAGAAAAAAGAAGCAGAAATTATTGTCAAACTCAATTCATTAAGCGATCAGCTACTTATACAAAAATTATATGAGGCAGCAGCAGCAGGTGTAACTATAAAAATGATTGTTCGCGGAATTTATTGTGCGCTCAATGAAAATAAGAAGTTTAAAAAGAACATTTTTGCTATCAGCATTGTAGATGAATACTTGGAACACGCTCGCGCCTTTATTTTTCATCATTCAGGGAAAGAGAGGACCTTTATTTCTTCCGCTGATTGGATGTTGCGCAATCTAGATCATCGCATAGAAGCAGCTGTCGAAATTACAGATAAAAAGATTAAAAAAGAATTACGCGAAATCATCAATATTCAACTCAGCGATTCGGTAAAAGCGAGGCGCTTAGATAATCAATTATCAAATAATTACGTACATTCGGATAAGGCGAAAAAAATACGTTCGCAAATAGAAATTTATAATTATCTACTCAATAAATAA
- the rfaE2 gene encoding D-glycero-beta-D-manno-heptose 1-phosphate adenylyltransferase yields MKNIDFAAKKIYSLEKMAQIVSTWKLKSKTFAFTNGCFDILHAGHILSINDAAKTADYLIVAINSDQSVKRLKGEKRPINNEQDRASLLANLLVVDAVVIFEEDTPLKTISALLPDVLVKGGDYTIEQIVGAKEVLANGGNVIINPILEGYSTTNTIQKIKS; encoded by the coding sequence ATGAAAAACATAGATTTTGCTGCCAAGAAAATATATTCACTAGAGAAAATGGCCCAAATAGTTTCTACCTGGAAACTAAAATCAAAAACATTCGCGTTTACTAATGGGTGCTTCGATATACTACATGCGGGTCATATTTTATCCATCAATGATGCTGCTAAAACAGCCGATTATTTAATCGTTGCCATTAATTCAGACCAAAGTGTAAAACGATTAAAAGGAGAAAAAAGACCTATCAATAATGAACAGGATAGAGCTAGTTTATTGGCCAATCTATTGGTAGTAGATGCTGTTGTTATTTTTGAAGAAGACACTCCTCTAAAAACTATCTCTGCTTTACTGCCAGACGTTCTGGTAAAGGGGGGGGATTACACTATAGAGCAAATTGTAGGTGCAAAAGAGGTTTTAGCTAATGGTGGCAATGTAATTATAAACCCAATTTTAGAAGGCTATTCTACAACAAATACGATTCAAAAAATAAAATCTTAA
- the panD gene encoding aspartate 1-decarboxylase: MIIEILKSKIHRAVITEANLNYVGSLTLDEDLMDAANIIEGEKVSIVNINNGERIETYIIKGKRGSGTVCLNGPAARKGAVGDIIIIISYASMEFEEAKKFTPWVIFPKEGTNQLP, from the coding sequence ATGATTATAGAAATTTTAAAATCAAAAATTCACAGAGCCGTAATTACAGAGGCTAATCTTAATTATGTGGGTAGTCTCACTTTAGATGAAGATCTAATGGATGCTGCCAATATAATTGAAGGTGAAAAAGTATCAATAGTAAATATAAATAATGGCGAACGTATTGAAACCTATATCATAAAAGGAAAACGTGGTAGTGGCACGGTATGTTTAAATGGCCCTGCTGCAAGAAAAGGGGCCGTTGGAGATATTATTATTATTATTTCCTACGCCTCCATGGAATTTGAAGAAGCAAAAAAGTTTACACCTTGGGTCATTTTCCCTAAAGAAGGGACTAATCAGCTTCCTTAA
- a CDS encoding 2,3,4,5-tetrahydropyridine-2,6-dicarboxylate N-succinyltransferase — protein sequence MKNLILEAWENRDLLKDAKYSDAVRAVIEEVDKGRLRTAAPTENGWQVNEWVKQAILLYFGIQKMQTWNIPPFEFYDKMLLKSDYEKLGVRAVPHAVARYGAYLAKTVVLMPSYVNIGAYVDEGTMVDTWATVGSCAQIGKGVHLSGGVGIGGVLEPLQASPVIIEDGCFLGSRSIVVEGVIVEKEAVLGANVVLTKSTKIIDVSGNEPIEYKGRVPSRSVVIPGTYPKEFPAGTYNVSCALIIGKRKPSTDLKTSLNDALRDFNVAV from the coding sequence ATGAAGAATTTAATTCTCGAAGCTTGGGAAAATAGAGATTTGTTGAAAGATGCAAAATATTCAGACGCAGTAAGAGCCGTAATTGAAGAAGTTGATAAAGGCAGATTGAGAACTGCTGCGCCTACAGAAAATGGCTGGCAGGTAAATGAATGGGTAAAACAAGCTATTTTATTATATTTTGGTATTCAAAAAATGCAAACCTGGAATATCCCTCCTTTTGAGTTTTATGACAAGATGTTATTGAAAAGCGATTATGAGAAATTAGGCGTTCGTGCTGTACCGCATGCTGTAGCTCGTTATGGCGCTTATCTTGCAAAAACTGTCGTATTAATGCCCAGCTATGTAAATATTGGTGCTTATGTTGACGAAGGTACAATGGTGGATACCTGGGCCACAGTAGGTAGTTGCGCGCAAATAGGCAAAGGCGTACATTTAAGTGGTGGTGTAGGTATTGGTGGAGTATTAGAACCTTTGCAGGCCTCTCCCGTGATTATTGAAGATGGATGTTTTTTAGGAAGCCGCAGCATTGTGGTAGAAGGGGTAATTGTTGAAAAAGAAGCTGTGTTGGGTGCCAATGTGGTACTTACCAAATCAACCAAAATTATTGATGTAAGTGGGAATGAACCTATCGAATACAAAGGACGTGTACCTTCAAGAAGTGTCGTAATTCCCGGAACTTATCCAAAAGAATTTCCAGCCGGAACATATAATGTAAGTTGTGCGTTAATTATTGGCAAACGCAAGCCAAGTACTGATTTAAAAACAAGTTTAAATGACGCTTTGCGCGATTTTAATGTAGCTGTTTAA
- a CDS encoding L-threonylcarbamoyladenylate synthase → MNKEFEKDVVSCLNILLNGGIILYPTDTVWGLGCDATDEAAVQKIIELKNRPSNKSFVVLVDSRERLKQYVKEVEENMLQYLQTVQKPTTVVYENAIGLAPGAVAADFSIAIRMCNDEFCSEIIRKLDKPLLSTSANKSGEHTPRIFKEISDAIKEGVDYVVKYRQNDERIASPSAIVKWEKGILNVLRE, encoded by the coding sequence ATGAATAAAGAGTTTGAAAAAGATGTAGTTAGTTGCCTAAATATCCTACTTAATGGAGGGATTATTTTATATCCTACCGATACAGTGTGGGGCTTAGGTTGTGATGCCACAGATGAGGCAGCCGTACAAAAAATCATTGAATTAAAAAACAGACCCTCCAATAAAAGTTTTGTTGTATTGGTGGATAGTAGGGAACGATTGAAGCAATATGTAAAAGAAGTAGAAGAAAATATGTTGCAATATCTCCAAACAGTTCAGAAACCTACCACAGTTGTATATGAGAATGCCATTGGACTTGCTCCCGGTGCTGTAGCCGCAGATTTCTCTATTGCCATAAGGATGTGTAATGATGAGTTTTGTAGTGAAATAATCCGAAAGTTGGATAAGCCTCTATTAAGTACTTCTGCCAATAAAAGTGGAGAACATACGCCTAGAATATTTAAAGAAATTAGCGATGCTATTAAAGAAGGTGTAGATTATGTAGTAAAATATAGGCAAAATGATGAGCGTATTGCTAGTCCATCGGCGATTGTAAAATGGGAAAAAGGAATATTGAATGTCCTAAGAGAATAA
- a CDS encoding DUF47 domain-containing protein, with amino-acid sequence MPKNKVFYDLFENVAVTVNLMGQQIKKLVFESDRDKRAPIVSQLEDLEHRNDELTHQIFTELGRNFITPFDREDVHALAMSLDDVADCIYASAKKIHFYNVNPNETGIQKMAELIETGTQEIQIAVNGLRDMKHLRKMTDALIRINSIENQADDVYDLSIEKLFQIEEDIKTLIKKREVYSVMEKVADKMEDAANTVESIIIKYS; translated from the coding sequence ATGCCCAAAAACAAAGTTTTCTATGACTTATTTGAAAATGTAGCTGTCACCGTTAATTTGATGGGGCAGCAAATTAAGAAATTAGTTTTTGAGTCCGATAGAGACAAGCGGGCTCCAATTGTTTCACAATTAGAAGATTTGGAGCATAGAAATGATGAACTTACACATCAAATTTTTACGGAGTTAGGTCGCAATTTTATTACTCCATTCGATAGAGAAGATGTTCATGCATTGGCCATGTCACTAGATGATGTGGCCGATTGCATTTATGCATCTGCAAAAAAAATACATTTTTATAATGTAAACCCCAATGAAACAGGCATTCAGAAAATGGCTGAATTGATTGAAACCGGTACCCAAGAAATACAAATAGCTGTTAACGGTTTGCGTGATATGAAGCACTTGCGCAAAATGACCGATGCATTGATTAGAATAAACAGCATTGAGAATCAGGCTGATGATGTATATGATTTAAGTATCGAAAAACTGTTTCAGATAGAAGAAGATATAAAAACGCTTATTAAGAAGAGGGAAGTTTATTCGGTAATGGAAAAGGTAGCCGATAAAATGGAAGATGCAGCAAATACGGTAGAATCTATTATAATTAAATATTCTTAG
- a CDS encoding inorganic phosphate transporter — protein MFGFSTLLLVIIVLALIFDYINGFHDSANSIATIVSTKVLTPFQAVVWAAFWNFVAYFVFKEHKVANTVAKTIHPEYITLTIILAGIIAAIFWNLLTWWFGIPSSSSHTLIGGFIGAALARIGHFDVIEMYNLGKTVLFIFLSPIIGMFLAFIITIAINWIARKSPPYKAEKWFKRLQLFSSAAFSLGHGGNDAQKVMGLITVALLLDKNGGHALAENAPILKTMLENNWIPFACYTAIALGTMSGGWKIVKTMGTRITKVTPIEGVAAESAAASTLILTEALGIPVSTTHTVAGAIMGVGATKRLSAVRWGVTVNLVWAWVLTIPVSAVVAALIYWLLTIVFKLPA, from the coding sequence ATGTTTGGATTCTCGACTTTATTATTAGTCATTATTGTTTTAGCCTTAATATTTGATTACATCAATGGGTTTCATGATTCTGCTAATTCTATTGCGACCATTGTTTCTACAAAAGTTCTAACGCCTTTTCAAGCGGTCGTTTGGGCGGCATTTTGGAATTTTGTGGCTTATTTTGTTTTTAAAGAACATAAAGTTGCCAATACGGTTGCTAAAACTATTCATCCGGAATATATTACTCTTACGATTATTTTGGCAGGCATTATTGCAGCTATTTTTTGGAACTTACTTACTTGGTGGTTTGGTATTCCATCAAGTTCTTCACACACCCTTATAGGGGGGTTCATAGGCGCAGCTTTAGCGCGCATCGGGCATTTTGATGTAATCGAAATGTACAATCTTGGCAAAACAGTTTTATTTATATTTTTATCGCCTATAATAGGCATGTTTTTGGCATTCATCATTACGATTGCGATAAATTGGATTGCCCGAAAATCGCCTCCTTATAAAGCGGAGAAATGGTTTAAGCGATTGCAACTTTTTTCATCAGCTGCTTTTAGTTTGGGTCATGGTGGCAATGATGCACAAAAGGTGATGGGTTTAATAACTGTTGCCTTATTGTTAGACAAGAATGGTGGTCATGCTTTGGCAGAAAACGCACCGATTCTTAAAACAATGTTAGAAAATAACTGGATCCCGTTTGCCTGTTATACTGCTATTGCTTTGGGCACAATGAGTGGTGGTTGGAAGATCGTAAAAACTATGGGCACACGTATCACTAAAGTTACGCCTATTGAAGGAGTCGCAGCCGAATCAGCCGCTGCTTCTACACTTATATTAACCGAAGCGCTTGGTATTCCGGTAAGTACCACACATACTGTAGCTGGTGCGATCATGGGTGTGGGGGCTACTAAACGCTTGTCTGCGGTTCGCTGGGGTGTTACTGTTAACCTTGTCTGGGCATGGGTGCTTACCATTCCGGTAAGTGCTGTTGTTGCAGCGTTGATTTACTGGTTGCTTACCATTGTTTTTAAGTTACCGGCTTAA
- the galE gene encoding UDP-glucose 4-epimerase GalE, which translates to MSKILVTGGCGYIGAHTAVDLIENGFEVISIDNNSRSTTLLAQGVEKITGKKFKNYKVDLKNFDDTRAVFQENTDIVGVIHFAAYKAVGESVSQPLEYYENNLESLLNILKCVREFNVPNFVFSSSCTVYGSPDVMPVTEQSPIKEAESPYGATKQMGEKIIRDFANVTDSNTILLRYFNPVGAHPSNEIGEIPIGKPQNLVPAITQTAIGKLPQMTVFGANYDTRDGSCLRDFIHVSDIAHAHTLALQYLLDNRNKTKCDVFNLGTGNGVTVLEAIKAFEAVSGQKLNYVIGPNRPGDIIAIYANNQFAVESLNWDIKYDLNEMMRTAWAWEQKMQKDGLLTQQQKSTFN; encoded by the coding sequence ATGAGTAAAATTTTAGTAACCGGTGGTTGCGGCTATATAGGTGCGCATACTGCAGTAGATTTAATCGAGAATGGTTTTGAAGTTATTTCGATAGATAATAATTCCCGCTCTACTACGCTTCTAGCTCAGGGTGTTGAAAAAATTACCGGTAAGAAATTTAAAAATTACAAGGTCGATTTAAAAAACTTTGATGATACACGTGCAGTGTTTCAAGAAAATACCGACATTGTGGGTGTAATACATTTTGCAGCATATAAAGCAGTTGGTGAATCTGTTTCACAACCTTTAGAATATTACGAGAATAATTTAGAATCATTACTCAATATACTGAAATGTGTAAGAGAATTTAATGTCCCCAATTTTGTTTTCTCTTCTTCATGTACGGTTTATGGTAGCCCGGATGTGATGCCTGTTACAGAACAATCACCTATTAAAGAAGCAGAATCTCCTTATGGTGCTACCAAACAAATGGGAGAAAAAATTATCCGCGATTTTGCCAATGTAACAGATAGTAATACGATTCTTCTGCGTTATTTTAACCCAGTTGGCGCGCATCCTTCCAATGAAATCGGAGAAATTCCCATTGGTAAACCACAAAATTTAGTGCCGGCTATCACACAAACTGCCATTGGTAAATTACCCCAAATGACAGTTTTTGGTGCAAATTACGATACACGTGATGGAAGTTGCTTGCGCGATTTTATTCATGTGTCCGATATTGCGCACGCACATACTTTGGCTTTACAATACTTATTGGATAATAGAAATAAAACAAAATGTGATGTCTTTAATTTAGGTACAGGCAATGGTGTGACTGTATTGGAAGCAATTAAAGCATTTGAAGCTGTAAGCGGCCAAAAATTGAATTATGTTATTGGACCAAATCGTCCCGGAGATATTATAGCTATCTATGCTAATAATCAATTTGCAGTAGAATCTTTAAATTGGGATATAAAATACGATTTAAATGAGATGATGCGTACCGCTTGGGCCTGGGAACAAAAAATGCAAAAAGACGGATTGCTTACTCAACAGCAAAAATCAACATTCAATTAA
- a CDS encoding transketolase family protein — protein sequence MQLKDIQVQNEKETRAGFGEGIYELAKINKDVIVLTADLAGSFKLGPFQKEFSDRFLEMGISEANMIGAAAGLTIGGKIPYTTTFANFSTGRVYDQIRQSVAYSNKNVKICASHAGLTLGEDGATHQILEDIGMMKMLPGMTVINPCDFNQTKAATMAIANMEGPVYLRFGRPKWPNFTSVDGSDFVIGKAQILAEGTDVSLFACGHLVWNAIEAAKVLAEKGISAEVINLHTIKPLDQEAVIKSITKTKCAVTCEEHNIWGGLGESVAHVASNNFPIPIEFIGTKDTFGESGKPEELLEKYGLTPHYIVDAAEKAVARKNA from the coding sequence ATGCAATTAAAAGATATCCAGGTTCAAAATGAAAAAGAAACCCGTGCGGGTTTTGGTGAAGGTATTTACGAATTAGCCAAAATAAATAAAGATGTAATTGTGCTTACAGCTGACCTTGCAGGTTCTTTTAAGCTAGGGCCTTTTCAAAAAGAATTTTCAGATCGCTTTCTAGAAATGGGAATTTCTGAGGCGAACATGATAGGCGCAGCTGCGGGTTTAACCATTGGTGGTAAAATACCTTATACAACTACATTTGCTAATTTTAGTACAGGTAGGGTATATGATCAAATACGTCAAAGTGTGGCTTATAGCAACAAAAACGTAAAAATATGTGCAAGTCATGCTGGCCTTACTTTAGGTGAAGATGGCGCAACACATCAGATTTTAGAAGATATCGGAATGATGAAAATGTTGCCTGGAATGACCGTTATCAATCCTTGCGACTTTAATCAAACAAAGGCCGCAACAATGGCTATTGCCAATATGGAAGGCCCGGTATATTTACGCTTTGGTCGTCCAAAATGGCCAAATTTTACCAGTGTTGACGGAAGTGACTTTGTAATTGGCAAAGCACAAATTTTAGCCGAAGGCACTGATGTTTCTTTATTTGCCTGTGGTCATCTGGTTTGGAATGCAATTGAAGCGGCAAAGGTTTTAGCTGAAAAAGGTATTAGTGCAGAAGTTATTAATTTACATACAATTAAGCCTTTAGATCAAGAAGCAGTTATAAAATCCATTACTAAGACTAAATGTGCTGTTACTTGCGAAGAGCATAATATTTGGGGAGGATTGGGTGAAAGTGTTGCTCATGTGGCATCAAATAATTTCCCAATACCTATCGAATTTATTGGCACAAAAGATACTTTTGGTGAAAGTGGCAAACCGGAAGAACTTTTGGAAAAATACGGGTTGACTCCGCATTATATTGTGGATGCAGCAGAAAAAGCGGTTGCACGTAAAAATGCATAA
- a CDS encoding RNA polymerase sigma factor, translating into MQLEDAALLQLFKQEATKEKAFTDLVKKYQERLYWHIRRMVVDHDDANDVLQNVFIKVWKALANFREDSQLFTWLYKIATNECLTFLDQKKRKDAVSFDEIESGLSNKIKADEGFDAEKLEWKLQLAIQQLPEKQRIVFNLRYYDEMPYEEMSQVLGTSEGALKASYHHAAKKIEEFIKNGD; encoded by the coding sequence ATGCAATTAGAAGATGCAGCGTTATTGCAATTATTTAAACAAGAAGCGACTAAAGAAAAGGCTTTTACAGATCTTGTAAAGAAGTATCAAGAAAGGCTTTACTGGCACATACGCAGAATGGTTGTTGATCATGACGATGCCAACGATGTATTGCAAAATGTATTTATAAAAGTATGGAAGGCGCTTGCCAACTTCCGTGAAGATAGTCAACTATTTACATGGCTGTATAAAATAGCAACGAATGAATGTCTCACTTTTTTAGACCAAAAGAAAAGGAAAGATGCCGTAAGTTTCGATGAGATAGAAAGTGGACTATCTAATAAAATTAAAGCAGATGAGGGATTTGATGCCGAAAAGTTGGAATGGAAACTACAATTGGCCATTCAGCAATTACCTGAGAAACAACGAATTGTATTCAATCTCCGTTATTATGATGAAATGCCTTATGAGGAAATGAGTCAGGTTTTGGGCACTAGTGAAGGAGCGCTTAAGGCAAGTTATCATCATGCTGCTAAAAAAATTGAAGAATTTATTAAAAATGGGGATTAA